Within the Metasolibacillus fluoroglycofenilyticus genome, the region GCTGTATTATCGCACCTAATTTTGCTTTAGGGGCAGTCTTAATGATGAAATTTGCAAGAGAGGCAGCTAAATATTTCGATGATGTTGAAATTATTGAAATGCATCATGATAAAAAGCTAGATGCGCCAAGTGGCACAGGTGTAAAAACAGCACAAATGATTGCTGAGGTACGCCAAGGAAAAGTACAGGGACATCCTGAGGAACATGAAACAATTACAGGTGCACGTGGGGGCGATTTTGATGGCATGCGCATCCATTCTGTACGATTACCGGGTCTTGTTGCACATCAGCAAGTTTTATTTGGTGGGGAGGGGCAATTGCTAACAATTCGCCATGATTCTTTAAATCGCCAATCATTTATGAACGGTATTGTCTTTTGTGTTGAAACCGTAGTAGGTATTGAGCACCTTGTATATGGGCTTGAAAATATACTATAGAATGGACTGACAAAAAATGAAAATCGCATTAATTGCACATGATCGAAAAAAGGATGATTTAGTCCAATTTGCTATTGCATATAGTGATATATTAGTACAGCATGATTTATATGCTACAGGAACAACAGGTACGCGCATTCAAGAGGCGACAGGATTAGCCATTCAGCTATTTCGTTCTGGACCACTCGGTGGTGACCAGCAAATAGGTGCAATGATCGCCAATAACGATATGGATATGGTGTTTTTCTTCCGTGATCCATTAACAGCGCAGCCACACGAGCCAGATGTAACAGCGCTCGTTCGTTTATGCGATGTGTATCATATCCCCCTTGCAACAAATATGGGAACTGCAGAAATTTTATTAAAAGGCTTGCAGGAAGGGCTAGTGGATTGGCGTCTAATTGCAGAGCGTAGAAAATAAGTTTGATATGGAGGGGTACAATGAAAAAGCTGAAAATTGGTATTACATGCTACCCAACAGTTGGTGGTTCGGGTGTTATCGCAACAGAGCTTGGCAAAATGCTTGCGGAGCGTGGCCATGAAATTCATTTTATTACATCGAGCGTACCTTTTCGTTTAAATAAAATTTATTCAAATATTTTTTTTCACGAGGTTGAAGTAAACAATTATTCTGTTTTTCAATATTCACCGTACGATATCGCATTAGCAAGCAAAATGGCAGATGTAATACAGAATGAGGAGCTCGATATTTTGCATGTACATTATGCCGTGCCGCATGCTGTATGTGCCGTACTAGCAAAAGCAATGTCGAAAAAAGATGTGCGCATTATTACAACATTGCATGGGACAGATATTACTGTTTTAGGGCAAGATTCAGGTCTGACGCAGGCAATTAAATATGGCATAGAACAGTCGGACATTGTCACGGCTGTTTCCAACGCTTTAAAGGAGCAAACATATGAGCTAATCAACACGAAAAAGCCAATCGAAACAGTTTATAATTTTGTTGATGAGAATATTTTTAAGCCCTTCAATGCGGAATATTTGAAGGAACAATTTGGCATTAAGCCATATGAAAAGGTGTTAATTCATGTCTCAAACTTCAGAAAAATTAAAAATTTGCCAGATGTAATTGAATCGTTTATGAAAGTGCGGATGCAAATGGAGGCAAAGCTCATCCTAGTAGGAGATGGTCCTGAAAAGCATCGCGTAATGGAGCAAGTAAAAAACACGCCGTATAGTGGAGACGTGTTGTTTTTAGGGAAGCAGGAAAATATTGCGGAGCTATATGCGATTAGCGATTTGAAGCTGCTATTATCTGAAAAAGAGTCATTTGGCTTAGTTTTATTAGAAGCGATGGCTTGTGGGGTCCCTGGCATTGGAACAACAATTGGGGGTATCCCAGAAGTAATTGAGCATGGTCGGAATGGTTATCTTGTTGCACTACACGATACGAATGCGGTAGCAGACTATGCAATTTCGTTGCTACAGGATGAAACAAAGCTTCAACAATTTCGTGATGCCGCTACCCGAACAGCACAGGAAAAATTTCAATCGACAAAAATTATTGAGCAATATGAAAGCTTATATGAGCGCCTATTAGGAATGATGCAATGATGTGGAAAGCAGCAAAGCGAGTAATTGAAAAAATTGAGCAGGCGGGCTTTGAAGCGGTTTTTGTCGGAGGAGCAGTTCGAGATTTCATTATTGGGCAGCCAAATAACGATGTTGATATTGCTACAAGTGCTTTACCAGCAGAAATCAAAGCCATTTTTAATGAAACAATTGATGTTGGTATTGAGCATGGGACCGTATTAGTGTTAGATGAGGGTGAACCAATTGAGGTAACGACTTATCGTACGGATGGGCTTTACACAGACCATCGCAGGCCAGATGCAGTTACATTTGTCCGTAACTTAGAGGATGATTTAGCGCGGCGTGATTTTACGATGAATGCGATGGCGATGACGCGAGATGGAGTAATTATTGATTTGTATAATGGGCAAGAGGATATTCAGCGTAAAGTGATTCGTGCAGTTGGGCAAGCTGAGCAGCGTTTTAAGGAAGATGCTCTACGTATGATGCGGGCGATTCGTTTTAGCGCACAGCTCGGCTTTACAATTGAATCTACTACATTGTCAGCAATTCAATCATTGGCTGAGCAAATTCAATATGTAGCGAGGGAACGTATTCATGCTGAATTAAATAAAATATGGACAAGCCGTTCCCCTGTACAAGGAGTTGCGATGCTCCGACAAACTACATTAAATCAATTTTTGCAAGGCACATTTGTAGTAGCTGATTGGAAGAGCTTTCAAACAGAAAATCCACTCGTCGGCTGGGCCTATTTTTACGTATTAAATGAACAGGAGGCATTTTTCTCCTACTATAAATGCTCGAATAAGGAAAAAGAATTTGCCAAGCAAGTAGCAGAGGCCTATGGAAAATTGCAGGCTAGCTGGCAAGTGCTTGATTATTTTTATTATGATATCGAAGTGCTAAACACGGCTTTCGATATTGCGCTCTGGCGTGAACATGAAATAGCTTTATCCAAGCATGAAATTGCGCTGAAAAAAGCACAACTGCCAATTGCGACAGCGCAGCAGCTCGCAATTAGTGGACGTGATGTAATTGAATGGGCGCAAAAAAAGGGCGGTCCATGGCTAAAAACAGCGTTAGATGCAGCACTATACGCTGTATTAACAAGGCAAGTAGAAAATAACAAAGAGCAATTAAAGGAATGGTTTTATGACATCTATAAAGGATAAAATATTGCAGCGCTTTTTAGCAGCGGCTGGTGAACCAATAAGCGGCCAGCAGTTAGCCGACGAGCTACTCGTGTCAAGAACGGCTATTTGGAAGCATATGCAAGCGCTCCAACAGGATGGTTATACATTTGAAGTCATTAAGAAAAAGGGCTATAAATTAATTGCTAAATCAAATAGGCTTGATGAGATGCAAATTGCTGCCCATTTGAAGACGGCTCGCTATGGTCAAAAAATTTATCATTTTGATGAGGTAGAGTCAACGCAAATTGTAGCGCACGAATTGATTCGTAATGGCGCGGCAGATGGCACGGTAGTCATTGCAGAAAAGCAAACAGCGGGACGTGGTCGAATGCAGCGCCCGTGGGATTCGGCTGAAGGTCAAGGTGTTTGGATGACAACAATCATCCGCCCGAATATTTTACCGCATCAAGCACCGCAGTTTACACTTGTCGCTGCTGTTGCTCTTACACATGCGATAAGAGAAGTATGCCAAAACTTTAAGCCAGCAATTAAGTGGCCGAATGACATTTTAATTGACGGCAAAAAATGTGTCGGCATTTTAACGGAAATGGTGGCGGAAGCTGACCGAATACAAGCCCTCTTAATCGGTACAGGTATTAATGTCAATCAACAGCCAGAGGATTTTTCACAGGAGGTACGTGGCGTTGCAACATCGTTAGCCATTGAAGAAGGCAGAAAAATTGATCGAGCCCTTTTTGTTGCAAAATATCTCGGCCATTTGGAACAGTTGAGTGATATCTATGTAAAAGAAGGCTTTGCTCCAATTAAAACACTTTGGGAAGCAGCATCAAACACAATTGGCAAGCATGTGCGTGCAACGACATTACGCGAAATTATTGAAGGTCAAGCAATCGGTATTACAGAAGCGGGTGTTCTTGAAATTCGCACAGCAAATGGCGAAATCAAAAGCGTTTACTCAGCAGATATCGAAATTCAATGAAGCGGCAGATGGATGAGCGGAATTGGCAAATATATTTGAGAAGCCGCAAATAAACAAAGGCAAGTCGCAAATATATTTTAGAAAACGCAAATAACTTATAAAAAAGCGCAAATAAATCAATGAAATTTGCAGATATTCCCTAAGAAAAGTGCAAATATCTTCAAAATAATAATTAAAATTAATAAAACATTGTACTGTACGTTTTCATCAAAACTTGTTATAGTATGGCTAAGGACAGTATCTGTATAGAACTGTACCGATAGTGCAATTTAACTTGATTCAGCAAAAGTCCCTTACTTTTAAAAATAGCGGGATGAATGCTGGAAAAGTAACTAAGCCAGAGGAGTGCTTAAACCCTAGCTGATTCAAGTTAAGCCTCCGGCGGATGTCACAGATTTTGAAGGGGAGTTTTCGAGTTAACTCGAAAAAATCTGGACACAATTACGTCGAGGCGTAATTGATTGAATAACAGTCTGCCTTGATCTAATTAGACAGGGACGGAAGAAAACGGAGCGTTCATAATTTTTACAGTACAACGCAACCCTTCTGTCCAATTTTGGATAGAAGGGTTTTTTATGTTTTCTTCTCACACTAGAAGGAGGATTCATATGAAAACAACAAGTGAATTTTTGAAAATGAAGCAGCAAGGTGAAAAAATCGTAATGATTACAGCATACGATTATCCGAATGCTAAATTTTCAGAGGATGCAGCAGTAGATATGATTTTAGTTGGTGATTCTTTAGGGATGGTTGTGCTTGGCTATGAGTCAACGATGCGTGTCACAGTCGATGATATGATTCATCATAGTAAAGCTGTGCGACGTGGCGCACCAAACACATTTATCGTCGTTGATATGCCATTCGGTTCTTATCATGGCGATATGAATGACACATTGAAAACGGCTGTACGCATGATGCAAGAAACAAATGCGAATGCATTGAAGCTTGAAGGAGCAGGCGATGTGATTCCTGTCATTAAAAAGCTAACAGATGCAGGCATTCCTGTCGTAGCACACCTAGGTTTATTGCCACAATCAGCAGGTGTACTTGGTGGCTACAAAGTGCAAGGAAAAACAGCAGAGCAAGCACAGCAATTAATTGCAGATGCGAAGGCTTGTGAGGCTGCAGGTGCAGCGGCAGTTGTTTTAGAATGTATCCCACATCAGCTAACAGAGGCGATTTCACAAGCTTTAACAATCCCGACAATCGGTATTGGTGCGGGCGTAGAGGCAGATGGGCAAGTGCTTGTTTTCCATGACCTAGTGCAGTATGGCAAACATCATATCCCGAAATTTGTTAAAGCCTTCTCGCATGTAGGGGATGAAGTAGAGCATGGCATTACAAGCTATGTGCGTGAAGTGAAGGCGGGAACATTCCCAGCAGTGGAGCATCAATTTACAATGAAGGATGAAGAGCTTACCCAGCTTTACGGAGGCGTCAAATAAATGAAAGTTGTAACAACAATTGCGGAATTAAAGCAATATGTTCATCAGGCAAAGAAAGAGCAAAAGTCAATTGGCTTAGTTCCGACGATGGGTTATTTACATGATGGACATTTAACGCTAGCTCGCACAGCAAAGGCAGACAATGATGTAGTCATTATGAGCATATTTGTTAATCCTACCCAGTTTGGACCGAATGAAGACTTTGAATCCTATCCGCGTGATTTACCGCGTGATACAGCGTTAGCACAATCAGCAGGTGTCGATTTAGTTTTTGCTCCGAGCGTAGAGGAGATGTACCCAGCGGATGGCGGTATACAGTTACTGGCAGGACGCCAAGCGACAATTTTATGCGGTGCAAGTCGTCCGGGACATTTTGATGGTGTCATACAAGTCGTTGCAAAGCTATTTCATTTAGCTGAGCCGACGCGTGCTTATTTCGGACAAAAAGATGCACAGCAAGTTGCTATTATTGAAACGATGGTACGTGATTTTAATTTTCCGCTAGAAATTCAAACAATTCCCATTGTTCGTGAGGAGGATGGACTTGCAAAATCGAGCCGCAATGTTTATTTGTCGGAGCAAGAACGAGCGCAAGCACCAGCGATTTTTGCGGCATTAAATTTAGCGCAGCAGCATTTTTTACAAACGAAAAATGCTGGGGAAGCAATTGGTATTGCAAAGCAGCATATTACAAAAAATACAGCAGGTCGCATTGATTATTTACAGCTTTTAAGCTATCCTGATTTAGCAATCGTCACACCACAAACGGAAAAATTTTTACTAGCAGTAGCTGTTTATATTGGTAAAACAAGATTAATTGATAATTTAATTTTTTCACTAAAAGGGGAATAAACAATGTTTCGCATGATGATGAATAGTAAAATACATCGCGCACAAGTAACACAGGCAGATTTAAATTATGTTGGCTCTATTACGATTGATGAGGATATTTTAGATGCGGTAGGAATGCTACCGAACGAAAAAGTGCATATCGTCAACAACAATAATGGTGCACGCTTTGAAACGTATATTATCGCAGGTGAGCGAGGAAGCGGCGTTATTTGTGTGAATGGTGCAGCAGCACGACTTGTGCAAAAAGGCGATATCGTAATTATCATTTCATACGTCTATGTAGACGCCAACGAGGCTCGTGACCATAAGCCGACTGTGGCAATTATGGGAGAAAACAATACAATTAAACAAATGATTAGCTACGAGCCAGAAGCAACGGTGATGTAGGAAATAAAAAAGTGAAATCGCATTATGGTTTCACTTTTTTTCATCATATTTTCTTCCACAATTCATTCATTTATGTTACACTATAAGCAATTCTACTAGAACGGGGGTGAAAAAGAATGATTCAAAACGCTATGACTACAGGTGTAAAAGTGGATACTGCAATGTACTTTGCACGTGTAATTACTTTTGATTTTGCGTCTAACGGGACAAGTGTGTCCTTTTTTAAGCAAATCAAAATACGAAACGTAGCGGATTAACCATTCTTTTTCACTATAGTGAGGAAAAGACTGCATGTTAATGTGCAGTCTTTTTTGTTGTTTAAAATGCTTTTTCCGCACGTTCTTGGAGGCATAATGATGCAAATAAAAGCAGAGAAAATCCACAAAACAATTGGTAGCAATGAAATTTTCGTAGGTTTACAGTTAGAAGTTAATGCGGGAGAACATATTGCCATTGTAGGACCAAATGGCTGTGGTAAAACAACCTTGCTACATATATTAGCAGGCGAAGATACAGCGGATGTAGGTCATATTATTAAAAGTAAAGACGCAACAATTGGCTATTTATATCAAATATCAAATTACCCGAACGATACAGTGAGAGGCGTATTAGCGCAAGCCTTTGGGCCAATTTTCGAACTGAAAGAAAAGATGGAGAAGCTAGAGCAGCAAATGCATAATGAGGAAGTTACGCCAAAGCTTTTACAACAATATGGGCAAGTGCAGGAGCAATTTATCCAGCAGGGTGGCTATGAAATAGATTCACAACTAGCAGCAATTGCGAACGGATTAGGAATTGCTACTCTTTTAACACAGCCATTTGAGGCGTTGAGTGGCGGTGAAAAGACGAAGGTGATGCTAGGTCAATTACTATTGCAAAGCCCATCTATTCTGTTATTAGATGAGCCGACCAATCATTTAGATATGGATGCCATTGAATGGCTTGAAAACTATGTGCAAAACTTTGAAGGCATTGTTATCGCTGTCTCACATGACCGCCAATTTATGAATCAATTTGCACATAAAATTATCGAGATTGAGGATGGGCAAGCATTTACTTATCATGGCAATTACGATGCCTTTGTTAAGCAAAAGCAGGAGAAAATTGAACAACAATTTGCCCAATATGAGGAACAGCAGAAAAAAATCAAAAAAATGCAGGAAACGATTAAGCGTTTAAAGCAATGGGCAAATGAGGCTAACCCACCGAGTGATAGCTTACATCGTCGAGCGAAAAGCATGGAAAAGGCATTGGCACGTATAGAGCGTGTAAAAAAACCGACAAGCACGAAAAAAATGAACCTAGCATTAACGATGTCCGAGCGTAGTGGCAAAGAGGTGCTGTCCCTTGAAAATATTACACATAGCTATGGACGTACATTATTTTTAAATAGTCATTTAGCGGTTTATTTTCAAGATAGGCTAGCGATTGTTGGTCAAAATGGCTGTGGCAAATCAACTTTATTAAAAATGGTAACAGGTCAGGTCGTTCCACAGCAAGGACTTTGTAAGCTCGGTAGCAATGTTAAAATAGGCTATCTGTCACAACAATTCGATTACAGTAATATAGAAATACGGGTAGTTGATGCCTTTCGAGATATAGTAGCTGTATCTGAGGCAGAGGCAAGACATAATTTAGCGCAGTTTTTATTTTACGGCTATGATGTTTTCAAAAAAATAAAGGATTTAAGCGGTGGCGAGAAAATGCGCTTACGTCTCGCGCAGCTCATGCATCAGCAAATTAATTTATTATTGCTAGATGAGCCAACGAATCACCTTGATATTGAATCACGTGAGGTGCTAGAGGATACATTAGAAGCCTTTGAAGGTACGATTATCGCTGTCTCACATGACCGCTATTTTTTGCAAAAGCTATTTACGAAAATAGCCTGGATTGAGCAGCAACAGCTCACTGTCTATGAAGGAGACTATGAATGGGCAAAGGCAAAACGTGAAACCACTTGCCAAGTTATTGAAAAAGTCCATGTAGAGAAAGTTCAACGAAAAAAGCAATTCTCTATTTTAGAGCAAATTGAAAAATTAGAAATGAAATTAAAAGAGCCAACACTTCCTACCACTCAGCGCACAAAATTAGAGCAACAGCTAGAGGCATCGTATGAGAAGTGGTTATTAGAAGAATAGGAGGTGAAAACCAGATGTGGTTATTATATTTATAAGCCGATACGAGTTGTAAACAGCTCGTATCGATAGTCACTATCGGTACGAAAAAATATTTTTTCGGAGGTAGTGCAAAATGGAACAATTGCAATTTGAAATAAAACAATTAACACATAATTATTTAGATAAAGAAATTTTAAAGATTCCTTATTTAGCAGTGCATCAACTACAGCGTATTGGCATCGTAGGGAATAACGGTGCTGGCAAAAGTACATTGCTTAAGCTGCTGGCAGGAAGGATTTCCCCGACAATAGGACATATAAATAGCTTTGTTGATGCACTCTATATGGACCAAATTGATTTGCAAGTGGGAAATCATATTGATTATGCATTGCAAGGGAAGCTGAATGTTGGTGCACAGCATGCCCATTTGAGTGGAGGTGAGCAAACTCGATTGAAGCTAGCGGAGCTTTTGTCGACATATGCTCCTTGTTATTTATTAGATGAGCCGACTTCGCATTTAGACCAAGATGGCATTCAGTTTTTGATTGATGAATTGACTTACTATTATGGGACACTTATTATTGTCAGTCATGATAGAGCATTGTTAGATGCTGTTGTCGATACAATTTGGGAAGTGAAGAACGGCGCAGTACATGTTTATACAGGCAATTACAGCGCCTATAAAGAGCAAAAGGAACTAGAGCGTCAAATGCAGCAACAAGCTCATGAGACTTATATCAAAGAGAAAGGTCGATTAGAGGCAGCCGCCGCAGATAAAATGAAGCGCGCGGAGCAAATGGCGCAGGCAAAAAGTATGTCACGCAAAGAGGCGAAGGCAAAGCCAAATCGCATGTTTGAAACAAAGTCGAAAGCCTCTGGACAGAAGGCTTTGCACAGAGCAGCAAAGGCGATGGAGGAGCGCGTGCAGCAGTTACAGGCAGTTGAAAAACCTGAAGCTGAGCGCATATTTCATTTTGCCCATCAGGCAATTACGGAATTGCATAATAAAGTGCCAATTTTGGCAAATGATTTTACGCTAATGGCTGGTGATAAGCTGCTATTACAACGCGTCTCTTTTCAAATTCGCCAAGGTCAAAAAATCGCTATTACAGGCGCTAATGGTAGCGGTAAAAGTACATTGCTGAAGGCCATTGCAGAAGGGGCAGAAGGTATTGATATATCGCCAAAAGTGAAAATCGGTTATTTTAGGCAAATGAGCTATCAATTCGAAGCTTCTGAAACATTGCTGCAATTTGCGAAGTCGCATGCTGTCTACGATGAAGGCTTTTTAAGAAAGGTATTAGCTGCCATGCATTTTACACAAACTGATTTGCGCAAAAGTGTTCGCGATTTAAGTGGTGGTGAAGCGATGCGCCTACAGCTTGCTTTGTTATTTGTTGGGGATTACAATGTATTATTGCTCGATGAGCCAACTAATTTTTTAGATATTACATTACTGGAAGCGTTGGAGCAATTTATTTTAGGCTATCAAGGCACTGTGCTTATTGTGTCGCATGACGCAAGCTTTTTAAAGCAAACAACAACAGTGCGTTACCATTTAGCAAAGCAAAAATTAATTTTGCAATAAATGAAAAGGGCGTCCAAAAGGCCATGCATTTACCGGCTTTTGGGCGCTTTTGTTTGTAGAGAACTGCCATTGTTCACGAGAAATTGCCTTTATGCTCAATGCAAAGAAGAACCCTTAAAATAACTTTTTAGACAGTTCTTTCTTTTTTGAGTATGCTTTATATAATACTTTCGCTTTTATAAGAGAATTTTTGAAATATTTAACAAATGTAGAACAAATTCTTGAACAACTCAGTAGTTACACATGTTAAAGGGAGCACTGTTTAATATTGTTGTTACAATAGGAGATGAAGTAGATTGGGATATATTAAAGAATTACGAAAAATAGTAGGCAGTCGCCCACTGATTATGGTCGGTGCTTGTATTATTATTATGAATGAACAGAATGAAATTCTTTTACAACATCGTAAAGATAATGATTGCTGGGGATTGATTGGAGGTTCTATGGAACTTGGAGAATCTTTAGAGCAAGTCGCTTATAGAGAGATGTTAGAAGAAACAGGTTTGAATGCGAAACAACTTACTTTGTTTAAAATATATTCAGGTGAAGACTTCTATTATCAGTATCCGCATGGAGATGAAGTTTACTTAGTTGTAGCAGCTTATGAGTGCAAGAGCTATACAGGAATGTTACGACATGATAAGAAAGAAGCGTTTGAAGTGCGATTTTTCCCATTAAATCAATTGCCATCGAAGTTTAATCCAGCAGACCAACCAATATGGATGGAATATTTAAAAAGAGGGCTATCCTAGAAGTCAAACTTCTCCTCAGCGCAGTGAAAACTAACTTTACCCTTATTTTAAATTCAAAAGGAGATGGCTAAATCTAGTGTTTCCCCCATTTTCAAAGAAATACTACTCCATTTTATTTAATGATTTCTTTGATGAAATATCACCGAAGCGTCCCATAAGCAGTGCATTGCCTATTTTTGGGACGCTCTTCATTTTTAACCTTGTGCTTGCATATACACTTCCTCATACGGCTGGACGATGACGAAGCCGTCCCCTTCGAAACGCATTTGGAAGGATTCCCCGCTGCCTCGACCGATAAATGTTTTAAAGGAAATATCTGTTTGGAATTCAGGTTGTAAATTGCCTGACCATGCTACTGTTGCATTTGGGTCGGTAATAACGGGTTTACCGGGCGTTACGCGCAAAGTTAGAGGCTCGTAATGTGTCGTAATCGCAATAAGCCCTGTGCCTTCACAGCGAATATTAAATAAACCACCAGCCATCATACCAGCAACTCTTTTCATTAATTTAATCTCATGCTTAATTGTTGGTTCAAAGGCAAGGAGATCATTACCATTTACGTAAATAGCTTCATTTTGCAAATGCAAAATAATAATTTTCTTCCCGCTATCGGCTAAATAAAGTTTGCCTTTACCTGTTGCCTTCATAAGAGAAGCGCCCTCGCCTGTAAAAGCTTTTTTAAATAAAGTTCCAAGCCCATGCTCTAAAATACCCTCACGCTCAAATTTTATTTTCCCATTGTAGGCAACCATTGAGCCTGCTTTTGCCCAAACAAGATTTTCTAAATTGACTTCTAGCATGCGCGGAGTTTCTAGCTCAAAAAAGCCTTCTCCACGATCTAGCTGCTCTGTTTCCTTAATAAATTGTGAAATTGAATATTTATTCATAATGCCACACCCTTCCGTTTTTTACATATACGTATAAATCATATGAGAAGTTTCAAAAATAGATTACGGTTCATGCCATCATCGTGAGGAACGTTTTCCATTAAATATAGATAAATGGCTTGCAGAATACAATATATCAATGACTACAATAATTGCCCAAATCATAGAAGCATGGTATAAAAATTCGCTTGGATAAGGGGAATTTTTGAACTGGTCTGTTGTAAACCATTCACCTATCGTGGAAATATAATAACCAAATTGCGAAAACGATTCCATGCCAATTGCCCAAAAAATAAGCTGTGCGATAACAAAAATAATTACATGTACCGTTGTCATAATAATATCTTTACGCTTCTTATAATGAGGGTTCTTCTCTTTTGCAATTATTTGATGGTCCTTTGCTGTTAATAAATCAATACCGCGATAATTTCCTATTTTTACACGCATCCATCTATCTAA harbors:
- the dapB gene encoding 4-hydroxy-tetrahydrodipicolinate reductase yields the protein MIKVAIAGARGKMGIEAVHTVMKHKGLMLVAALDYKEIGATLGELEQFPADYTVPIFTSFEELVEQTRPDVFIDLTNPQSVYEHTKQALLHKVRPVIGTTGFTDEQLEELTQLAREQKIGCIIAPNFALGAVLMMKFAREAAKYFDDVEIIEMHHDKKLDAPSGTGVKTAQMIAEVRQGKVQGHPEEHETITGARGGDFDGMRIHSVRLPGLVAHQQVLFGGEGQLLTIRHDSLNRQSFMNGIVFCVETVVGIEHLVYGLENIL
- the mgsA gene encoding methylglyoxal synthase, which gives rise to MKIALIAHDRKKDDLVQFAIAYSDILVQHDLYATGTTGTRIQEATGLAIQLFRSGPLGGDQQIGAMIANNDMDMVFFFRDPLTAQPHEPDVTALVRLCDVYHIPLATNMGTAEILLKGLQEGLVDWRLIAERRK
- the bshA gene encoding N-acetyl-alpha-D-glucosaminyl L-malate synthase BshA; the encoded protein is MKKLKIGITCYPTVGGSGVIATELGKMLAERGHEIHFITSSVPFRLNKIYSNIFFHEVEVNNYSVFQYSPYDIALASKMADVIQNEELDILHVHYAVPHAVCAVLAKAMSKKDVRIITTLHGTDITVLGQDSGLTQAIKYGIEQSDIVTAVSNALKEQTYELINTKKPIETVYNFVDENIFKPFNAEYLKEQFGIKPYEKVLIHVSNFRKIKNLPDVIESFMKVRMQMEAKLILVGDGPEKHRVMEQVKNTPYSGDVLFLGKQENIAELYAISDLKLLLSEKESFGLVLLEAMACGVPGIGTTIGGIPEVIEHGRNGYLVALHDTNAVADYAISLLQDETKLQQFRDAATRTAQEKFQSTKIIEQYESLYERLLGMMQ
- a CDS encoding CCA tRNA nucleotidyltransferase, yielding MMWKAAKRVIEKIEQAGFEAVFVGGAVRDFIIGQPNNDVDIATSALPAEIKAIFNETIDVGIEHGTVLVLDEGEPIEVTTYRTDGLYTDHRRPDAVTFVRNLEDDLARRDFTMNAMAMTRDGVIIDLYNGQEDIQRKVIRAVGQAEQRFKEDALRMMRAIRFSAQLGFTIESTTLSAIQSLAEQIQYVARERIHAELNKIWTSRSPVQGVAMLRQTTLNQFLQGTFVVADWKSFQTENPLVGWAYFYVLNEQEAFFSYYKCSNKEKEFAKQVAEAYGKLQASWQVLDYFYYDIEVLNTAFDIALWREHEIALSKHEIALKKAQLPIATAQQLAISGRDVIEWAQKKGGPWLKTALDAALYAVLTRQVENNKEQLKEWFYDIYKG
- a CDS encoding biotin--[acetyl-CoA-carboxylase] ligase: MTSIKDKILQRFLAAAGEPISGQQLADELLVSRTAIWKHMQALQQDGYTFEVIKKKGYKLIAKSNRLDEMQIAAHLKTARYGQKIYHFDEVESTQIVAHELIRNGAADGTVVIAEKQTAGRGRMQRPWDSAEGQGVWMTTIIRPNILPHQAPQFTLVAAVALTHAIREVCQNFKPAIKWPNDILIDGKKCVGILTEMVAEADRIQALLIGTGINVNQQPEDFSQEVRGVATSLAIEEGRKIDRALFVAKYLGHLEQLSDIYVKEGFAPIKTLWEAASNTIGKHVRATTLREIIEGQAIGITEAGVLEIRTANGEIKSVYSADIEIQ
- the panB gene encoding 3-methyl-2-oxobutanoate hydroxymethyltransferase; protein product: MKTTSEFLKMKQQGEKIVMITAYDYPNAKFSEDAAVDMILVGDSLGMVVLGYESTMRVTVDDMIHHSKAVRRGAPNTFIVVDMPFGSYHGDMNDTLKTAVRMMQETNANALKLEGAGDVIPVIKKLTDAGIPVVAHLGLLPQSAGVLGGYKVQGKTAEQAQQLIADAKACEAAGAAAVVLECIPHQLTEAISQALTIPTIGIGAGVEADGQVLVFHDLVQYGKHHIPKFVKAFSHVGDEVEHGITSYVREVKAGTFPAVEHQFTMKDEELTQLYGGVK
- the panC gene encoding pantoate--beta-alanine ligase, which translates into the protein MKVVTTIAELKQYVHQAKKEQKSIGLVPTMGYLHDGHLTLARTAKADNDVVIMSIFVNPTQFGPNEDFESYPRDLPRDTALAQSAGVDLVFAPSVEEMYPADGGIQLLAGRQATILCGASRPGHFDGVIQVVAKLFHLAEPTRAYFGQKDAQQVAIIETMVRDFNFPLEIQTIPIVREEDGLAKSSRNVYLSEQERAQAPAIFAALNLAQQHFLQTKNAGEAIGIAKQHITKNTAGRIDYLQLLSYPDLAIVTPQTEKFLLAVAVYIGKTRLIDNLIFSLKGE
- the panD gene encoding aspartate 1-decarboxylase produces the protein MFRMMMNSKIHRAQVTQADLNYVGSITIDEDILDAVGMLPNEKVHIVNNNNGARFETYIIAGERGSGVICVNGAAARLVQKGDIVIIISYVYVDANEARDHKPTVAIMGENNTIKQMISYEPEATVM
- a CDS encoding RAxF-45 family protein — encoded protein: MIQNAMTTGVKVDTAMYFARVITFDFASNGTSVSFFKQIKIRNVAD